Below is a window of Sulfurisphaera ohwakuensis DNA.
ATCCCGCTTTCCCACATTTTTCTTGTTGCGTATGGGAACGCGCCGACCAAGTAGTTTTTTCCCGTGGCTAAGTCGATAAGGCTATTGTGAGTATTTGTATTCCTGGTTCGAATTTCTTGTGTGTGGAGCAGTAGAAGATGTAGTTCCATATCTGCTTGCTATTTCTTCTATTCTTGAGTATGGTTTGTGGTCGAATGTGTCGTCTATTATAATCACTACGGGTCCTACTATTGTTTTGCTTAGTGTATCAAGGTAGTGTTTCCATGCTTCTTCAAGGCGTTCTAGTGCTTCTAATAGGTTTGCGTAGTTTAGTCCGAATGTTATTGCTGTGTTTCTTATGCTTGCTCTTCCTCCTATTAGTGTCATGAGTGTTAGGCCTAGTGCTACTTTTCTTTTGAGTCCCTTCATTCTAAGTATTCCAACTAGGTGGTTGAATGCCTTGATGAATTCGCTCCTTGCAACTTCTAGTTCTTTCTCGTTCTTCATACTTTTTAATCAATTATGTGGTAAATTAAAAACTTTATCGGTAGTACTGAAAGTCTTGTATTACCAAGGCAAAGTAGAATAACTGCTATATAATAAGAAGACTATTGTTTTCTTTAAACTGTGCACAGTATAAAATTATGAAGGAATCTATTATGCACAAATTGAGGAATGAGTAATAAAAAAGAGATTAAATTATACTACTAACAATCCCAGCAAAAGTCCCATTTAAAACGTTAGCCGCTATTATTAATCCTATATAAGTCTGTATATAAGGTACTCTGAAAGCTGCTGGTAAAAGTGAAAACACTAAATAACCCACAGCTACAATTATAGCTAATTTTCTTACAACCATTAGTGAGTTGCCCTCAATTTTGGTTCTAACGGGGTATGCAAAAGCTACCATTAATCCTAATAATATTAACTGAATAACGCCCAGTGCTGGAGATTCTATCAATGAGACTATAGGTATGATACTGAATGAAGTCGGTGGATAGAAAACCTTTACTATAAGATATGCAATCCCCATTAAGATCGTTAAAATAAAGGAATAACCTATTCCTGCCGCTATATTCCAGCTTAATTCCCTACTGTTTATTACCTACCACCCCCAAATACAGCCTTAAGCGCAGATTGAATTGATTGTATTTGAGGTTGGGCTGGAGTTCCAGTTGGTGTCCCTGGAGCTTCAGTACGAGTAGGTGGACTTGCATGTGTTGGTGGGGTTCCGAACGGAATATAATACCCGCCTATTACTATTGTAGACAATTGAGGGAAATATGGGGTACCTAATGCCATATTAACGCTTGAAGGGTCACTTCTCTCTGCCAAAATCCTTGCTAAGCCTAACCTAATTGCATCATTTATTTCTATTCCTAAATCCCTTAACTGTAATATTCTCCTCAATTCAGGATCTTGAGGTATTAGCTTTGTCACTCTTACAGAAATTAAGTCTATCCCTATCTCATTAAGGAAAGTCTTTAGCCCCGCAGTTACTGCTGTAGATATATCAGAAAATTTCTTATAAACATCTACGAGCTTTACGTTATTCAGAACTTGACTTACTTCTTGATCTATTATTGGATTAATATAACCGGCTAAATCAGCGTCTTTAAAATACTGCGAACTGAATTGTA
It encodes the following:
- a CDS encoding SPFH domain-containing protein; the encoded protein is MSLRAQVISTELENGTSLMTQDTIIYRFPKENITSKSLFIVQPTERCIVVIQGQIAADLPPGTHNIQSPANPLSAFLSKFRYSSLPYDTVVYFVSMTRHEVRVAGISQTDDLVPLEYEVAVYFRVQNPSLLVTNVQFSSQYFKDADLAGYINPIIDQEVSQVLNNVKLVDVYKKFSDISTAVTAGLKTFLNEIGIDLISVRVTKLIPQDPELRRILQLRDLGIEINDAIRLGLARILAERSDPSSVNMALGTPYFPQLSTIVIGGYYIPFGTPPTHASPPTRTEAPGTPTGTPAQPQIQSIQSALKAVFGGGR